TGGTGGGCCGATCCGGGTTTATGTCGAATCCCGGATGTCACGGCCGTCGTGTGTGGAGTGTGGGACGGTGGCGGTGGTGAAGGACCGGGCAACGGTGGAACTGGTTGATCTGCCTGCTTTCGGCCGTCAGTCCCGGCTGGCGTGGCGCAAACACCGTTTCAGGTGTCCGCATTTCCCGTCTCGCCGGAAAGCTGCTGAAAGACCGTCTGTTAACCGACATTTCTGTGGCTCACAAGGGAGAAGT
Above is a window of bacterium DNA encoding:
- a CDS encoding transposase family protein: METNPIRVCELLVGLPDVTVLGVDDLAGGPIRVYVESRMSRPSCVECGTVAVVKDRATVELVDLPAFGRQSRLAWRKHRFRCPHFPSRRKAAERPSVNRHFCGSQGRS